TCAAGTGTAAAACTTTATAAAATGACATactaaacattaaaaaaaaaaaaacctttggTTTTATATGACATTCTTAAAGCAATACCAAAGAATGAGACAAGTACCATCCTTTGGATGATCTTCCACTGCTGGTAGTCTTTCTTGCCAAATTCAGCAACATCAGGctcaacaatattaaacaacTTGGTAACAATTGTAGCAACTCCTCTAAAGAAAGTAGGCCTACTTTTTCCACACAAACCATTCTCCAAATTCTCAAATCTAACCCAAGTCTCATGCCCAATCACACTATTCTCCACACAAGAACCAATTTTTCCCTTTTCTTGACCATTTGTGTCCTCAAAACCACCATTTTCCCCATAGCCATACAACTTCTTTGGATGGAAAACAACATCCATTCCACCAGGAACGGACTTCAATTTCCCGACGTTACCGAGGAAATCAGAAGGATAGGTGGAGATATCCTCATTACCTTCATGGAGGAAGCCCGTTGTTGGGACTAAGCCAATGGATTTTGCCTTGAGTTCTCATGGATCTCGACCATTTTCTCATCTCATCTATCGAAGATTATCAGTGGCTCTTGATTTGCCATGAATTCAGAATTTCTTTTGAGCTTCTTCTCTCCAGTGTTTGAGGATCAATATCCACTATTTCAAAAAAACAATGAAGAATTTTTGGGGATTATACTTTGGAATCAATATTCATGAAATTGCCTAAGACATACATAAAGAGAGGATTTATAAGAGAATCAATATTCATGAAATTGCTGttgaaaatttgaatcaaatttagagtttgaataaaaaattatgtctcatggatgtgagagtgtcttttggctctccacattcttaaGTTAATTGTGGCTCATAATTGTAGAAAtgtcttttgactttccacattcttgagttaattgaagacttttgactcttcatattcttgagttaatgagaagattaattgagttaattaatcttgcatgatTCTTGGTGTGCgttttggggcttataaatagtgtgttCACTTCCTTATTCCATATGCATAGAAATGTTTTTTACAAACACTCAAGatctctttcaagcattctcttgcatttcatatttttagCTTTCCATTTGGACTCCGTTAAATTTCGGTAATAAAATGAAGGTACGTTTTCGGTTCGCCGGTGTAGTTATTTCGTGCTAAGTTGCTGCAAGGTTTTGCCATTGTATCCTAGGAAACAGTTGTCCGTTGAGATCCTCGAAGCACCGTCGGAGAGgacaaatctgttttaaggaaactgtacttTATACAAGACTCGGTTTGATTTActgttttattgttgttattttatACACGATATTCGTACTTTAAATAGTATGCTCATTTTCGTATAATGTTTTGATTGTCGACTACCGAGACCTCAACAAGGCCTGCCCAAATGATGAATTCCTTCTACCGAACATGGATATACTTACTCATTGACAATTGtttgaaaacttttcatttatagattgatatattgagtataattagataaagatggctCCTGAAGATGCCGCTCTGTCTGCATCTTTACGAGATTACTTTCGTTCCCtacttctatattttttttattagcaaTTTGGCTAACAATTGCTTAAGACATACATAGTGGAATTGCGTTAATTTAATAGTTTACCAAATGTACAATGAAAAATAACGATCGTATATTTTCACGTCATAAAAAAAAGTTCTTGTTATTCTCGATGAGTTCAACACTAGCACATTTACGACTCCTTTACATAAAATATGGAAAATTTAGGTCCCAAATGAAGTGAGAATTCATATCTTTGATGCTTTACCAGTGAACACTGTCCTTACAACTCGATGTGATAAATCTTTTGGAGATATTATTCTTCCTTCGTGGTATTGTAAATTTGCAAAATGGGTATGGAAACCATCAGCTCTTTGATCCTTTTTGGTGCTTTTTGTTGAgaaatttaatatgtttataagATTTGAGAACAAATACACAAGAAACTGGATTTTAATGGCTCATGTTTTATTGATAATGACCTTGGCTTATATAGTCATACGATTCAGAGGAAATGACAAATCAACAAGAATAAAGCTAAATGATAACAGAAACATAGACCAAGTCAAAAATAAGTAAATGTCCCTACATAATAGGGCTTTATTTAACAAAAACCAGCAGAAAAACTTTTTCATTTCCTCCCTtaaattaaatgatatttaGCAATTAGATTATGCTCGAGATCTCGCAAACTCCAGCATCTTTTGAAGCTTCTAAAAAACTTCAAGCTTCAATGGTTTAGTCATTATGTCTGCCACTTGGTCTTGAGTGCCACAATAAACTAATTCAATTGTACCATCCTTAGTAATATTCCTCAAAAAATGAAATCTCACATCTATATGTTTACTGCAACCATGCATAACAAGATTTTTAGACAGCTTGATAGTCGAACTGTTGTCGCACATCACATTCATGCAACCTTCATCAGAGCATCCCAGCTCctttaaaattctttttatcCAAACTCCTTGACAAGCACAGACTGCAGCTGCTACAAACTCAGTTTCTGTAGTAGATAAGGTCACGATTAACTGCTTCTTTGAACACCACAAAACAGCACCTGAATTTATTAAGAAAACATATCTTGATGTACTCTTCCTATCCTCCATATCTCCAGCATAGTCACTATCAATGAATGCCAACAATGCACCATATCCTTCTTTCGTATAATGAATTCCATAGTTCATAGTCCCTTTCAGATATAAAAGCAATCTTTTAGCTGCTTGTAGATGAATCTCGTTTGGTTTCACCATATATCTACTTATGAGACAAGTGACAAACATTATGTCAGGTCTCGTAGTAGTGAGATACATCAAACTCCCAACTAGTTGTTTGTAGTAAGTTTCAACAACAGGGATTCCATCTTTATCTTTGCTTACTTTGAAACCTGAAACAATTGGACTCCCTACTGAATTACTTTCATTCATGCCAAATCTTTACAGAATTTCCATATCATATTTTCTTTGACATAGAGAAATATTTCCAGATTTTTGCAACACCTCAATTCCAAGAAAGAGTCTCATCTTTCCTAAATCAGTCATATCAAAATCTATCAACATAGAGctttttatttaacaaaaatcaGCCAAAAAAGTCTTTCATTTtcgaatatttttaataaatgtataTTGGCTGCATAATAaactttatattaaaatatttttaagcaatagatcattaaataaaaatgcaaTTAATAGGAATAGTGATccttctctttatttttctatttgtttTTTGAGATATTCTTTTCGAAAAACATTGTTGCCATATATAATCATACACAATCGTGATATCATGATTCATAATACATgtattatcaataaataaaaatcattaaattttataaaaagaatTTACCTCttgtatttcatttaattaatgaCATATATAATAACATATTCACTACATCTAATAAtacattatttttctttcttgtataaaaattttgagCATAATTTCTAATATCTCCACTATTCATCAAAAAaccaatataaataaaaaaatagtatatTATATATTGTCAAAAGCACACTGTATAAGAATATTTGATCACAAACCATATCATCAATTAAAAAACATTGAAGATCACCGGATTCCCGAATGTCATATACTCGATTTTAAGTATTCGTTTTTGTCGGGTCGTAGTCGGATTTTTTTCCCCCCTCCCCAGAAGGGGTAGCTAATTAAGACAGTGTTCTTAATagattatgattttaaaaaaacgattaaatttatagtttataaaaaattattaaaaaattaagagTTAGtagtttttgaaaacaaaaatgaaaagacaaaatgagaatttgataatatttgataaataattgatttttattttaaattgttacgAATTATTTTTGTAGAATCAGAATCATCGACCCACTAACTTTTTGAATTTCAATTAAATTGAGTATAAGTTAAAGCAGAATCTGAGTTTGAAAAACACACAACCGAAATTTTTacgaaaaaattaataatcactctaggggtgtcaattcgggtgggttgAGTCGAGTTGAGTAATAgcactattcaaaaattgctcaaaccaaacccaacccgaacccgagtcAACCCAAAAACTCTCAACACGAACCTGAATCCGAATCAATCCaatcaacccgattttgaatttttttaaagaaaattaaataaaattcaaaaaaaaaatattttaatttaaataaataataacaaaa
This genomic window from Primulina huaijiensis isolate GDHJ02 chromosome 7, ASM1229523v2, whole genome shotgun sequence contains:
- the LOC140981702 gene encoding secreted RxLR effector protein 161-like — its product is MNESNSVGSPIVSGFKVSKDKDGIPVVETYYKQLVGSLMYLTTTRPDIMFVTCLISRYMVKPNEIHLQAAKRLLLYLKGTMNYGIHYTKEGYGALLAFIDSDYAGDMEDRKSTSRYVFLINSGAVLWCSKKQLIVTLSTTETEFVAAAVCACQGVWIKRILKELGCSDEGCMNVMCDNSSTIKLSKNLVMHGCSKHIDVRFHFLRNITKDGTIELVYCGTQDQVADIMTKPLKLEVF